One window of the Desulfolucanica intricata genome contains the following:
- a CDS encoding type 1 glutamine amidotransferase domain-containing protein has product MSKEIALFVEDNYNELEFWYPFYRFQEAGYKVTIIGSGRRESYTGKSGALPVKEYFSADKVKAEQFAAVIVPGGYAPDLMRLSEPMVNLVREAYAQGKVVASICHGAWMLISAGIIKGKKATCCPHIKDDLKNAGAEYINQEVIVDGKIVTSRVPDDLPAFCKAVLSLLG; this is encoded by the coding sequence ATGTCAAAAGAAATTGCTTTATTTGTAGAAGATAACTATAATGAATTGGAATTTTGGTATCCTTTTTACCGTTTTCAAGAGGCCGGTTATAAGGTTACGATTATCGGATCAGGCCGCCGGGAATCATATACAGGGAAAAGCGGTGCTTTACCTGTAAAGGAATATTTTTCTGCAGATAAAGTAAAAGCTGAACAATTTGCAGCTGTAATTGTACCCGGCGGGTATGCACCTGATTTAATGCGTTTAAGTGAGCCGATGGTAAATCTGGTACGTGAGGCTTATGCTCAGGGAAAAGTAGTGGCTTCGATTTGTCATGGAGCCTGGATGTTGATTTCCGCCGGGATTATAAAGGGCAAAAAGGCAACCTGCTGCCCCCACATCAAAGATGATTTAAAAAATGCCGGAGCTGAGTATATAAATCAAGAAGTAATTGTAGACGGTAAGATTGTTACGTCCAGGGTACCGGACGATCTACCTGCCTTTTGTAAGGCTGTTTTATCACTGTTAGGATAA
- a CDS encoding aspartate aminotransferase family protein, with amino-acid sequence MDNIMPEEFTSLEAALKINREQIVKHHKEYLNASLTTMIGLLNFDRHFTSARGVSVWDSEGVEFLDFLGGYGALNLGHNHPSVIDAIQKVTSLPNILQTSVNALSGALAKNLAAITPGKLQRTFFGNSGAEAVEGALKLARIATKRKGIIYCEGSFHGKTFGALSVTGRTKYQTPFEPLLPDCFPVPFGDVDALEKKLRERTSAAFIVEPIQGEGGIIVPPEGYLAKAKELCNKYNTLFIADEVQTGLGRTGNMFACEYEQVEPDILCLAKSLGGGIMPIGAYITTNDIWKRAYGSMDRATLHTSTFGGNTWAAAAGLAALEITIKENLVTKAMEKGEYLLKGLRKLQEKYPLLKEVRGRGLMIGLEFNQPSGFIKKASLGLDKVAEEYLGSLVAGELINKYQIITAFTLNNPNVIRLEPPLIVTYEQLDKVLHALEEIFSKHKGFFSVAKAGAKTIFNSIRKK; translated from the coding sequence ATGGACAACATAATGCCTGAGGAATTTACTTCTCTGGAAGCTGCACTAAAGATAAATCGTGAGCAAATCGTAAAGCATCATAAAGAATATTTAAATGCCAGTCTTACAACTATGATCGGGCTATTAAATTTTGACCGCCATTTCACCTCGGCCCGCGGGGTTAGTGTTTGGGACAGTGAAGGAGTAGAATTTCTGGATTTTTTAGGTGGTTACGGCGCCTTAAACTTAGGGCATAACCACCCTTCAGTAATTGATGCCATTCAAAAAGTCACCTCGCTGCCAAATATTTTACAAACTTCCGTAAATGCCTTATCCGGGGCATTAGCTAAAAATTTAGCGGCTATCACTCCCGGAAAACTTCAGCGCACTTTTTTCGGCAACAGTGGAGCAGAAGCTGTTGAAGGGGCATTAAAATTAGCTCGTATAGCTACAAAACGTAAAGGTATCATCTATTGTGAAGGATCTTTTCATGGAAAAACCTTTGGTGCTTTATCTGTAACCGGTCGCACAAAATATCAAACACCGTTTGAACCGTTATTACCCGACTGTTTTCCCGTACCCTTCGGGGATGTAGACGCCCTGGAAAAAAAACTGAGAGAAAGAACCTCTGCAGCCTTTATAGTTGAGCCGATTCAAGGTGAAGGCGGTATTATTGTTCCTCCTGAGGGATATTTAGCAAAAGCTAAAGAACTGTGCAACAAATACAACACATTATTTATTGCCGATGAAGTACAAACCGGTTTGGGGAGAACAGGAAATATGTTCGCCTGTGAATATGAGCAAGTTGAACCGGATATACTCTGTCTGGCCAAATCCCTGGGTGGTGGTATTATGCCAATTGGTGCTTATATTACCACAAATGATATCTGGAAAAGAGCCTATGGCAGTATGGATCGGGCAACCTTACATACCTCAACTTTCGGGGGAAATACCTGGGCTGCTGCTGCCGGACTTGCAGCACTGGAAATAACAATCAAGGAGAACCTGGTTACTAAAGCCATGGAAAAAGGGGAGTATTTACTAAAAGGGTTAAGGAAATTACAAGAAAAATACCCCCTGCTAAAAGAAGTAAGAGGCCGTGGTCTAATGATTGGACTGGAGTTTAACCAACCTTCCGGATTTATAAAAAAGGCCTCACTGGGCCTTGATAAAGTCGCTGAGGAATATCTGGGAAGTTTGGTTGCCGGGGAATTAATAAATAAATATCAGATTATTACGGCTTTTACCTTAAATAATCCCAACGTCATCAGATTGGAACCCCCGCTTATTGTAACTTATGAGCAGCTAGATAAAGTATTGCATGCTCTGGAAGAGATTTTTTCAAAACATAAAGGCTTCTTCAGCGTAGCCAAAGCAGGGGCCAAAACAATCTTTAATTCCATTAGAAAAAAATAA
- the ylxM gene encoding YlxM family DNA-binding protein gives MLTEKQQHFFELYYEDDLSLGEIAEKFDVSRQAVHDSLKRAEQMLVKYEEKLGLVKKFIEQRDKIVDAKILLDKFLKDRDDAKIEQVGRILSNIMEIVKK, from the coding sequence ATGTTAACCGAGAAACAGCAGCATTTTTTTGAACTGTATTATGAAGATGATTTATCATTAGGTGAAATTGCAGAAAAGTTTGATGTGAGTAGACAGGCAGTTCATGACAGTTTGAAACGGGCTGAGCAAATGCTGGTAAAATATGAGGAAAAACTCGGTTTAGTTAAAAAGTTTATTGAGCAAAGAGATAAAATAGTTGATGCAAAGATCTTGTTAGATAAGTTTCTTAAGGATCGAGACGATGCAAAAATTGAGCAGGTTGGGCGGATACTGTCAAACATTATGGAAATCGTAAAGAAATAG
- the ffh gene encoding signal recognition particle protein: MVFSSLAERLQETFKKLKNKGSLKEADVTEALREVRVALLEADVNFKVVKDFVNKVKEKAIGQDILSSLTPAQQVIKIVHQELTELMGGEQSKINMAPKPPTIIMMVGLHGAGKTTTSAKLANLLRKQGRRPLLVAGDIHRPAAIKQLQVLGEQLNLPVFSMGDKQSPATIAKAALENAINSGRDVVIIDTAGRLHIDEALMDELEAVINAVEPNEILLVIDAMTGQDAVNVAKTFNERLQLNGVVMTKLDGDTRGGAALSVKAVTGCPIKFAGVGEKLDALEIFHPNRMADRILGMGDVLTLIEKAQENFDAEQVAKLNKKLRSLEFTLDDFLEQLQQVKKLGPLEQVLGMFPGMGGLKKLKNIEFDEKELVYVEAIIKSMTLKEREHPEIINGSRRRRIARGSGTSVQEVNRLLKQFDQTKKMMKQFADLDKNIKKGGKLPKLPFFH, encoded by the coding sequence GTGGTTTTTTCTAGTCTTGCGGAAAGGCTGCAGGAAACCTTTAAAAAACTGAAAAATAAGGGTAGCCTTAAAGAAGCAGATGTTACGGAGGCTTTACGTGAAGTACGGGTTGCGCTTTTAGAAGCAGACGTTAATTTTAAGGTTGTTAAGGATTTTGTAAATAAAGTTAAGGAAAAGGCTATCGGGCAGGATATCTTGAGCAGTCTTACGCCTGCTCAACAGGTAATTAAAATTGTGCACCAGGAACTTACAGAATTGATGGGGGGAGAACAAAGCAAGATTAATATGGCCCCCAAACCCCCTACTATAATTATGATGGTTGGTTTGCATGGTGCCGGGAAAACTACTACTTCTGCAAAACTGGCTAATTTATTACGCAAACAGGGACGCAGACCCTTGTTAGTAGCGGGAGATATCCATCGCCCGGCAGCTATAAAGCAGCTGCAGGTCCTCGGTGAACAACTTAATTTACCGGTATTTTCAATGGGTGACAAACAGTCGCCGGCAACTATAGCGAAGGCTGCTCTGGAAAACGCTATTAACAGCGGCAGAGATGTGGTTATAATTGATACAGCCGGGAGATTGCATATTGATGAAGCTCTGATGGATGAGTTGGAAGCCGTTATAAATGCAGTGGAACCAAATGAGATATTACTGGTGATAGATGCTATGACCGGTCAGGATGCTGTTAATGTTGCCAAAACCTTTAATGAACGCTTGCAATTGAACGGTGTCGTAATGACAAAACTTGACGGGGATACCCGTGGGGGAGCAGCGCTGTCAGTTAAGGCTGTTACCGGCTGCCCAATTAAATTTGCAGGTGTAGGCGAAAAATTAGATGCTCTGGAGATTTTTCATCCCAACCGCATGGCCGACCGGATTCTTGGTATGGGAGATGTACTTACCCTGATTGAAAAGGCTCAAGAGAATTTTGATGCCGAGCAAGTAGCTAAGTTGAATAAAAAATTACGTAGCCTGGAGTTTACCTTGGATGACTTTCTTGAGCAATTACAGCAAGTTAAAAAGTTAGGTCCGCTGGAACAAGTATTGGGTATGTTTCCAGGCATGGGTGGACTAAAAAAACTAAAAAATATTGAGTTTGATGAAAAAGAATTAGTATATGTGGAGGCTATTATTAAATCTATGACTTTAAAAGAGAGAGAGCATCCGGAAATAATAAACGGCAGTCGCAGAAGACGTATAGCCAGGGGTAGCGGTACTTCTGTACAAGAGGTAAACAGACTGTTAAAACAATTTGATCAAACAAAAAAAATGATGAAACAATTTGCGGATTTAGATAAAAATATAAAAAAAGGTGGTAAACTGCCTAAACTTCCTTTTTTCCATTAA
- the rpsP gene encoding 30S ribosomal protein S16 translates to MAVKIRLKRMGAKKDPFYRIVVADSRSPRDGRFIEEIGYYDPLRNPATIKIDEEKAISWIHKGAQLTGTAKSLFSKAGLMKKLAEEGK, encoded by the coding sequence TTGGCAGTTAAAATTAGGTTAAAAAGGATGGGTGCCAAAAAAGATCCATTCTATCGCATAGTCGTGGCTGATTCCCGTTCTCCCCGGGACGGTCGGTTTATAGAAGAAATTGGCTATTATGATCCCCTGAGAAATCCCGCAACCATTAAAATTGATGAGGAAAAGGCCATAAGCTGGATACATAAGGGTGCTCAGCTTACAGGTACTGCTAAATCGTTATTTTCTAAGGCTGGGCTTATGAAGAAGTTAGCCGAAGAGGGTAAGTAG
- a CDS encoding KH domain-containing protein, with product MKELVEILAKALVDQPDKVSVNMVEREKSVLIELRVAPEEMGKVIGKQGRIAKAIRAVVKAAATKQHKKVMVEII from the coding sequence ATGAAAGAATTGGTGGAGATTTTGGCCAAAGCCCTCGTGGATCAGCCTGATAAAGTCTCAGTAAATATGGTGGAAAGAGAAAAATCAGTATTGATAGAATTAAGGGTAGCTCCGGAAGAAATGGGAAAGGTTATCGGTAAACAAGGGCGAATTGCTAAAGCAATCCGTGCTGTTGTTAAAGCTGCCGCTACTAAGCAGCATAAAAAAGTAATGGTTGAAATTATATAG
- the rimM gene encoding ribosome maturation factor RimM (Essential for efficient processing of 16S rRNA) has protein sequence MDKEFISIGEIVNTQGHRGYVRVYPLTDFPERFKKMTKVWVLLNGNREEMHIEDTYKHKKFVIIKFKEIPDMTAAENYKGALLQIEHQDITPLPKDTYYIFDIIGLDVSDIEGKYFGKVKKVLNTGANDVYVVDYLEEKRDLLIPAIKQVVKEINLSKRIMKVELPEGL, from the coding sequence ATGGATAAAGAGTTCATTTCCATAGGTGAAATCGTTAATACGCAGGGGCATCGTGGGTATGTGCGTGTATACCCGTTAACGGATTTTCCGGAACGCTTTAAAAAAATGACTAAGGTTTGGGTTTTACTGAACGGAAATCGTGAAGAGATGCATATTGAAGATACATATAAACATAAGAAATTTGTCATTATAAAATTCAAAGAAATACCTGACATGACTGCTGCAGAGAATTATAAAGGCGCATTATTGCAAATTGAACATCAGGATATCACACCTCTTCCGAAAGATACTTATTATATTTTTGATATAATTGGGCTTGATGTATCTGACATTGAGGGTAAATATTTCGGAAAAGTTAAAAAAGTTCTTAATACCGGTGCAAATGATGTTTATGTGGTAGATTATTTGGAAGAAAAAAGAGATTTACTTATTCCTGCCATAAAACAGGTAGTCAAGGAAATTAATCTTTCTAAAAGAATTATGAAAGTAGAATTGCCCGAGGGACTATAG
- the trmD gene encoding tRNA (guanosine(37)-N1)-methyltransferase TrmD: protein MNIDILTLFPEMFNGPFNNSIIKRAREKNLVQIETYNIRDFSRNKHRTVDDTPYGGGAGMVMGVEPIFEAIDRIKDKYNGSTARIVLMCPQGLTFNQTLAKEFAQEEHLVFICGHYEGIDERVRENLVTDEISIGDFVLTGGEIPVMAIVDAIIRLIPGVLGDLASAEEDSFYDGLLDYPHYTRPREYRGNNVPEVLLSGHHENIYKWRKRQSLLRTLVKRPDLLESKDFTTEEIKILKEIYEDLKKLLDI from the coding sequence ATGAACATTGATATATTAACACTATTTCCTGAAATGTTTAACGGCCCGTTTAATAACAGTATTATCAAAAGGGCCCGGGAAAAAAATTTGGTTCAAATTGAAACATATAATATTAGGGACTTTTCCCGTAACAAGCACCGAACTGTTGATGACACTCCATACGGTGGCGGAGCCGGAATGGTTATGGGCGTTGAACCTATTTTCGAAGCGATTGACAGAATTAAAGATAAATATAACGGGAGCACAGCAAGGATAGTATTGATGTGTCCCCAGGGATTAACTTTTAATCAAACTTTAGCTAAAGAATTTGCCCAAGAAGAACATTTAGTCTTTATTTGTGGACATTATGAAGGGATTGATGAGCGGGTCAGGGAAAATTTAGTTACAGATGAGATATCAATAGGTGATTTTGTTCTGACCGGGGGAGAAATCCCCGTAATGGCTATAGTTGATGCTATAATAAGGTTAATTCCCGGAGTTTTGGGTGATTTAGCTTCGGCGGAAGAGGATTCATTTTATGACGGTCTTCTGGATTATCCTCATTATACCCGGCCCAGAGAGTACCGGGGGAATAACGTTCCCGAGGTGTTATTAAGCGGTCATCATGAAAATATTTATAAATGGCGTAAGAGACAGTCATTATTACGCACGCTGGTAAAAAGGCCTGATTTGTTGGAAAGTAAAGATTTTACAACAGAGGAAATAAAAATTTTAAAAGAAATATATGAGGATTTAAAAAAGCTATTGGATATTTGA
- the rplS gene encoding 50S ribosomal protein L19 — protein MNLIEYIEKEQMKKEIPAFRPGDTVKVHVKVVEGNRERIQVFEGVVIRRRGGGLNETFTVRRVSYGVGVERTFPLHSPKIDRIEVVRYGRVRRARLYYLRELRGKAARIKERARR, from the coding sequence GTGAATCTTATCGAATATATTGAAAAAGAGCAAATGAAGAAAGAAATACCTGCTTTTAGACCGGGTGACACAGTTAAAGTACACGTTAAAGTAGTTGAAGGTAACCGCGAGAGAATTCAGGTCTTTGAGGGGGTTGTAATCAGGCGTCGCGGTGGCGGCCTGAATGAAACCTTTACTGTACGTAGGGTTTCTTATGGGGTAGGTGTGGAAAGAACTTTCCCTCTTCACTCACCGAAAATTGACCGCATTGAAGTGGTTAGGTATGGACGTGTCAGAAGAGCCAGACTGTATTATTTGCGTGAATTGCGTGGTAAAGCTGCAAGAATTAAGGAACGTGCCAGAAGATAA
- the lepB gene encoding signal peptidase I — MDQNNGLPNKQTQPKRKKSALREIIESIAIAVLLAAIIRIFIFEPFYIPSGSMIPALIPNDRIIVSKLSYNFSEPERGDVIVFKYPKDPSRRFVKRLIAFGGETIEIRNSKLYINGNQIPENYLPKDLQFNDFGPYPVPQNSYFMMGDNRNSSDDSRFWGPLPKENVIGKAVLIYWPLSHLQRL, encoded by the coding sequence GTGGACCAAAATAATGGTTTGCCAAATAAACAGACCCAACCTAAACGTAAGAAATCCGCATTGAGGGAAATAATAGAATCAATTGCTATAGCAGTTTTACTGGCTGCTATCATTCGCATTTTTATATTTGAACCTTTTTATATTCCTTCGGGTTCAATGATTCCGGCTTTAATACCTAATGATCGTATTATTGTTAGTAAATTAAGTTATAATTTTTCCGAGCCCGAGCGCGGTGACGTTATAGTTTTTAAATACCCCAAGGATCCAAGCAGACGTTTTGTTAAGCGACTTATTGCTTTTGGTGGAGAGACTATTGAAATAAGAAACAGTAAGCTTTACATTAACGGTAATCAGATTCCGGAAAATTATTTACCCAAAGATTTACAATTTAATGACTTTGGGCCTTATCCAGTCCCACAGAATTCATATTTTATGATGGGTGACAATCGTAACAGCAGTGACGACAGCCGTTTTTGGGGACCCTTACCTAAAGAAAATGTTATCGGAAAGGCTGTATTAATTTACTGGCCTTTGAGTCATTTGCAAAGATTATAA
- the ylqF gene encoding ribosome biogenesis GTPase YlqF encodes MNIQWYPGHMARAKKLLQENLKLVDVAIELLDARIPLSSRNPVVNELLDKKPRLIILNKSDLADSNFTEIWKRKLTGPNIQVVAVDSIKGSGIKSVPSAVFKLAEGIMSKLLSKGRRPRAVRCMVVGIPNVGKSFFINRLVKQKAARTGNRPGVTRGQQWIRVAKNLELLDTPGILWPKFNDQEAAYKLAVTGAIKSEVIDIKEVSGKLALWLKDNYPDVLINRYKLTEIPDKTEEILTVIGCSRGFLLPGGIVDDYKAAVLLLKEFREGLLGRFTLDVPE; translated from the coding sequence ATGAATATTCAATGGTATCCGGGTCATATGGCCAGGGCTAAGAAACTATTACAAGAAAATTTAAAATTAGTAGATGTTGCTATTGAATTGTTGGATGCCCGGATTCCACTGAGCAGCAGAAATCCGGTTGTTAATGAATTGCTTGATAAAAAACCCAGATTGATTATTTTAAATAAATCTGATCTGGCTGATTCAAATTTTACTGAGATTTGGAAAAGGAAGTTAACAGGGCCCAATATTCAAGTTGTAGCTGTAGATTCTATCAAAGGTAGCGGTATTAAAAGTGTACCTTCTGCAGTTTTTAAATTAGCTGAAGGTATTATGAGTAAACTGTTAAGTAAAGGCAGACGTCCCAGAGCAGTACGATGTATGGTGGTCGGGATACCCAATGTGGGTAAATCTTTTTTTATAAACCGTCTGGTAAAACAAAAGGCTGCCAGGACAGGTAATAGGCCCGGAGTAACCCGGGGGCAGCAGTGGATTAGGGTGGCTAAAAATTTAGAACTGCTGGATACTCCGGGAATCCTTTGGCCTAAATTTAACGACCAAGAAGCTGCTTATAAATTAGCTGTTACCGGTGCCATTAAGTCAGAGGTTATTGATATCAAAGAAGTTTCCGGTAAACTGGCGCTATGGTTGAAAGATAATTATCCTGATGTACTGATAAATCGTTACAAGTTAACTGAAATTCCGGATAAAACGGAGGAGATATTAACAGTTATTGGTTGCAGTAGGGGGTTTTTATTGCCCGGTGGAATTGTTGATGATTATAAAGCGGCAGTTCTCCTGCTAAAAGAGTTTCGTGAGGGTTTGCTTGGTAGATTTACATTAGATGTACCAGAATAG
- a CDS encoding ribonuclease HII yields MSISELKLHDLKKLVSEFYNNNEIPDNAFLQEMAKDNRIGVRKLYEQLLARKQEYENEKMRLSRLYAYERKCKLTGYQLIAGVDEAGRGPLAGPVVAAAVILPEQAYLPGLKDSKKLSAIKRESLFVKIKGIAISWSVQIASVKEILQFNIYKASLLAMRRAVCTLKIQPDFVLVDGVKIAGLNKPQLPLVKGDTLSASIAAASILAKVTRDHLMMEYHKMYPQYGFDQNKGYPTAEHKKALTEYGPCLIHRADFKPVKESYVIMKNNK; encoded by the coding sequence GTGAGTATCTCAGAATTAAAGTTACATGATTTGAAAAAATTAGTATCTGAATTTTATAATAATAATGAAATTCCGGATAATGCTTTTCTGCAGGAAATGGCTAAGGACAATAGAATTGGCGTAAGGAAATTGTATGAGCAGTTATTAGCCCGTAAACAAGAATATGAAAATGAGAAAATGCGTCTTAGCAGATTGTATGCGTATGAACGTAAGTGTAAGCTGACGGGCTATCAATTGATTGCCGGAGTGGACGAGGCGGGCCGGGGACCTTTAGCCGGACCGGTTGTGGCCGCAGCGGTTATTCTGCCCGAACAAGCATACTTGCCCGGGCTAAAAGATTCTAAAAAATTATCAGCGATTAAAAGAGAATCTTTATTTGTGAAAATAAAAGGTATAGCCATAAGCTGGTCAGTACAAATTGCATCGGTTAAGGAGATATTACAATTTAATATTTATAAGGCCAGTCTTTTAGCTATGCGCCGGGCCGTATGTACATTAAAAATACAGCCTGATTTTGTATTGGTTGACGGAGTAAAAATAGCGGGATTGAATAAACCTCAGCTTCCGTTGGTAAAAGGAGATACTTTGAGTGCTTCTATAGCTGCGGCATCAATTTTGGCGAAAGTAACCAGGGATCACTTGATGATGGAATATCACAAAATGTATCCGCAGTACGGATTTGATCAGAATAAAGGATATCCTACGGCTGAACATAAGAAAGCTTTGACTGAGTACGGGCCGTGTTTGATTCATCGAGCAGATTTTAAACCAGTCAAGGAATCGTATGTTATAATGAAGAATAATAAATAG